Within Raphanus sativus cultivar WK10039 unplaced genomic scaffold, ASM80110v3 Scaffold0320, whole genome shotgun sequence, the genomic segment CTCGTAGAATTGGATTACATCCTCATCGACATTCCAAATTTCCGAAACAAAAATGTAAGAAGATCTTACATACCTACTAATCAATTACTAGTAAAACCAAAATGATGAGAAATTAAAGAAAAGTCTCAGCAAAATCCATTAAATTCAAGGAAATTGCAGCTTATGCCAAGGGGTTCTCCCCGAAAAACAGGGTCTCGGGTCCACTGCACCTCATTCACTTGGATTACATCCTCATCGACATTCCaaattgtgtatatatataaaaaaattatttaaagacAAGAACACTTAAGAAAAGTAAGATACAACTGACTCAGACAATGAGAACAGCTTTTTCAAGCTAGCATTATCTGAAGCAGAACTGGCGAATCAAAACGTGAAGAAAAAAATGGCTCATATTAAGAAATTCAACCATGTTTTTACCGTATATACTTCACTGAAATCAATCTCAGAAGCGAGGGTAAGTTTATAATCATAGCCAATAAGAAAACACATCGCTTCTATCAACAATCACAACTAGTTTAAATACAAATACGCATGAGAGATTTAGCCGCTTTTTTGACACAGGAAAGCCTAGAGAATCAAGGCAAACCTGTAACACAAACGGCAACAAACAATCTAGCAGGAGCTTTGGGGCTTAAATCCTCAAGTTATTGTATTCAGATTAGCCCGGGAGGCTCCTGCGAAACCATATAAGTCAGCAAATGATACCATtattggaaagaaaaaaaaatagatgaggTTCTATGCAACAAGGTCATTAGTAAAGTTCAATACAGCGATTCATTATGATTATAGCAGACAGCAAAATACAAAGTCGTGTTCTTGTTTAACTCGAGTCTCATATTTAGAAAGACAAGCTGATGAGAACACTGACAATTTCTGAGTTTTTTCAGACAACAAGCAACATATACAAGCGCTAGTGTATAGTTTAAACTCAGGAAACAGATTTTATCATGGAGGATAATTTCTCAACCAAACCAAGTTCTTCATATCTTGGAAATCAAGCAAAACCAAAAAGGATGATTATCAATGGAAAGTCTCAGTAAAATCCATTGAATTCAAGGAAATTGCAGCTTCTGCCAAGGGGTTCTCCCTGAAAACAGGGTCTCAGCTCCACTGCACCTCATATAAGCGGATTAGATCCTCATCGACATTCCCAATtttgaaaacaagaaaaaatccAGTATTTTACAAAGACAAAGACCTAAGAGATTAAACAGGCTCAGACAGTGAAAACAGCTTTTCAATCAAGAATTATCTGAAGCAGAACTGGCGTATCAAGCTGTTATAAATTACTCATCACTGCCAAAAGAAACATTACattgaaataaagaaaaatgaacAAGAAAGTTTGGCTCATATTAAGAAATTCAACCATGTTTTTACCGTATATGCTTCACTGAAATGAATCTCAGAAGCGCGGGTAAGTTTATAATCACAGCCAATTCTAATTAGATTCTACCAACAATAACAAATAATTTAGATACAAATCCAAATGAAAGATTTAGCCGCTTTTTTGACACAAGAAAGCCTAGAGAATCAAGTCAAACCTGCAACACAAACGGCAAAACACAATCTAGCACGAGCTTTGGGGCTTATTTCCTCACGTTTTTGTATTCAGATTAGCCCGGGAGGCTCCTACGAAACCACATATGTCAGCTAATGATCAGACACAACACTTATTGTATCTAAGTCAAATAAGTAAGCTAATGATCAAACACAGCCattattggaaaaaaaatagatgagGTATTATGCAACAAGGTCACTAGTAAAGTTTAATACAGTGTTGGATGGTGATTATACATGTTCACTCACTCTTTCTCATCCAAGAACTTTAAAGCCGAATCGGATCAGAGAAGTTCAAAAGCAGACAACAATATACAAATGTAGTGTTCTTGTTTAACTCGAGTCTCATAATTAGAAAGAGACGAAGCTGATGAGAACACTGGCAATTTCTGAGTTTTTTCAGACTACAAGCACCATATACAAGGGCAAGTGTATAGTTTAAACTCAGGAAACATATGTTATCATTGCCAAACAGGTGCATAGTTTAATTGATAATTTATCAGCCAAACCAAGTTTTCATGCAAAAGAGGATTACTATCAATGGAAAGTCTCAGTAAAATCCATTAAATTCAAGGAAATTGCAGCTTCTGCCAAGGGGTTCTCCCTGAAAACAGGGTCTCGGCTCCACTGCACCTCATATAAACGGATTAGATCCTCATCGACATTCccaattttgaaaaatgaaaaaagacaGTAATTTAAAAAAGACCTAAGAGATAAAACAGGCTCAGACAATGAAAACAGCTTTTCAATCAAGAATTATCTGAAGCAGAACTGGCGTATCAAGCTGTTATAAATTACTCATCACTgccaaaaacaataaacaagaaAGTTTGACTCATATTAAGAAATTTAACCATGTTTTTTTACCATATATGCTTCACTGAAATCAATCTCAGAAGCGCGGGTAAGCTTATAATCACAGCCAATTCTAAGTTGGTTCTACCAACAATCACAAAAAGTTCAAAAACAAATCCAAATGAAAGATTTAGCCGCTTTTTTGACACAGGAAAGCCTAGAGAAACAAAGGCAAACCTGCAACACAAACGGAGCTTTGGGGCTTACTTCCTCGAGTTTTTGTACTCAGATTAGCCCGGGAGGCCCCTGCGAAGCCATGTGAAGATAAAACcatagacaaaaaaaacaaaatggatAACTGCAAGAGACATAGAAGAGATGTAGGAGAAGAGATGTTTGAAAAGGAGGTTCACGCCTCTGTTATATAGTTCACTCTCAGTAGTCAAAAAACCCTAATCACTATGCCAAAAGTCTAAATTACCCCAGTTAGTTGATTAACCGTTCCGGCCAGGCCGGTCTGGCTCAGGTTCACTTTGTCAAAGCCTTTAGCCCTTTATTCCTTCTAAGGAGGATATCATTCCCTTAGGATAAAATAATATCCAAGTGAATCACACAAACCTTATTAATATTAAGATGTGTAGTGACTTACAAGAATTTAGTGAACAATGGTAGATTCACCTGGTAGTAGTTGGTGTTTGTTCAAAAACGCTATGTCTACCAAGCTACTCCAAGCAACCACATTCCAATCAAACATGCTCTGAAACACCAGCTGCACATAACCAATTCTCCCGCACCTCCCACACGCCTCTACTAACCAGCTTTTCAACTGCTGGTGTGGTTCAATCAAATtcataaaaccatatgaatGAAGCTCTTTTATCACTGGAGAACCCCCAATGACTGAACAAGCTAATACTAGCGCAAGAAGAGTAATCAAACTAGGCTTGAATACCAAACTCAGTCATCTTCCCATAGAATCCAATTGCCTTTTAAGACACCTCCTCTGTACCCACTAAACCATTAATGTTAGCATTGAAAGAAGACTCATTTGGCATAACATCCATCGCCACCGCTTCCCTGATCTTCCCACAATGTGTGTAATGTGAAAACATAGCGCTCCACACAACCGCATTCCTCTGAGGAATTTCGTCGAACAGTTTGCGAGCGTGAGAAACAGATAACGCATTTACCATACATACACATCGAGTAGCGCGCATCCTGCCAAGAGACTGAGAGCTTGTTCATGGGTTCCTCGGTCCGTGTAAGAGCTCCATTGTTTAGTGAGAGACATCAGTTTAGTGCAGCTTGAAGCGTGCAACTGCAAAGAGTTCAGTTTAGTGCAGATCAAGTCATACAGTGCAGTTAATGTTTGTTACTATTGGTTAATTGACAATAACAACAGAGTcgttgtagtatagtggtaagtattcccgcctgtcacgcgggtgacccgggttctatccccggcaacggcgcattttttaatttttgggcTGTTAAAGCTAATTAAGCTTGTTTTTGGAATCCAGTATCAATGGCACTTCACTTATGGCCTACAAAAGCACAATAAGAGATGGTTCTACACTTCACTACCTTTACTCATTGAATATATATCAATCTATAACCAAAAATGATAATCAACCAAAAAAGTAATATACAACATGACATTTTGCATCATCATTAGAGAAACCTCAAACATTCATGAACATTGTTTACTCCTATACTCCTCAGAAGACAACGTCTGAACAAGCTCCTGCAACCTCACAGCACCAGGTCCTGGTCTCAAAACCGAGTCATCCCCTTGCACAGAGCACGGATCACTCCCATTATCCGACCTCCCTACACACCACCCTCCCGGCGAGAACCTGTGCGTCCGTCCCAGCAACTCTCTATCGATCTTGTCCAGCACGGGATCGTTCTTGTGGAACTTACGCGCGAACGGAGCCTTGCTCTTGACCATGTTGTCAAAATCTTTCAGCGAGAGAGAGACAGGGTGCTGCTTCGGAGGATTGTCCCAAGCAATGTAGTGAAGGTCGTGTCCTATAGCGGTGTCGACGAACTCTTTGCTGTTGCAGATCACCGTGTGGAAGTAACCTTCGGGAGATGAGACGAAGTTGGTGTAGTACATTAGTATCGTCCTCGGGAAGTTGTCCCATCCCCAGATGCAGTACTCGAGGAAAGACCGTGTCAGCATTATCCAAGCTGAGCCTGTGAAAATGAAAGACAAAGAAAGTCATCTTTAAGACATTCCTCAGGTCAATGAAACTGTGAGAGATCAAAGAGAAGCTAACCAACCGGTGAATAGCTTGAAAGAAGTAGGAAGTGATCGTCGCTGAGTAGTCCAAGCTAGGTCAGATTTCTTTGATAGGTACAGGCCAGGGTCAACTATGATTGACTTAGCCCTCTGATTCCTGcaacaacaaaacaacaaaacacatGTCTTAACCACAcacatatactccctctgtttcacaAAAGTGTGTTCTTcaagtaaattaaaaaattacttaagAACTCCAATTTTGTCACTAAATACATTTTTCTATCTAATTAATACACTAATACAATGAGGTTAGAAAcgaattttgcattgaaaacacaaaactatactgttttaaaacaaaaataaaactctaaaacgacacttattatgaaacggaggaaaAAAGATAAACTAAAGAGTTAGTTTCTATGGTTAATATACTTACAGTTTCCAACCAGTGAGCTGCATATTCTCAATGAAATTGACACTCCTCGACATGTTTGAGAAGACATACAACAAATCTACATAATCATAAAAGAAAAAGCCATATAAGACAAGGTAGGAGTAAGTAACACAACATTCATTCAGTCAGTCAGTCACTAACCATCTTGTGTTACGAGAGGATAATCCGAGGCACTAAGATTAAGAAACCAATCCCAATGCAAGCTCTCTCTCAGCAAAATCGCAACGGCTTGGAGAGTGCAAGCAATCATAGTAGGACCTTTATAAGTAACAAGATTAGACTGAGACATCACCCTCACATTCTGCATCCGACTGAAAACGGGATCGCTCCTCACAGACATCGCCAGCTCCATCCGCTCTTTAGGTGGAGCCTCGAGGTCCAAGTGAAGAACGTACTGGTTTCTAGGATGGTACACGGCTTGCAAGGTTCTCATCATCCTGTGACTGTCTCCTTTCGTCCCCGAGATCAGGTAAGCTAGCCTAGGAAGGTCTTCTGGATTGTTATTAACATTTGGTTTTGTGAAACTAGATTCTACAAAGTAGTCTTTGTTAGACTCTGAAACAACGTCTGATGGTAAAggatgttcttcttcttcttctgagtgAAAGCCGCCGGAGATGGAGAGGGTGAGGAGAGTGATGGAGATGAACAAGGTCGCTAGGAAAGGGAACATCCATCTTCTGTCGCTGAAAGACCTAAACCCTgaatgtgatgatgatgatgagctgACGTGTCTCTTGGCTCTTGTAAATGGGTCTCTGAATGAaaccagcttcctatacagtTTTCTCATTCCCCTATAAGAAACCCCCAATTATCAGATATGACCAGACAGGAGATCGGAGTTGTCGGTAGAATACCAAACTAGCATCAAAGCCCCTCCCAAGCTTATCTATCTGATCACAGATTCAAAATCAATACCAGAACTCTAGAAAACCCCTCTCAAGAACCCCACACCAAGAGATGAATCTGGAAAAGATAAAAAGAGCATTCAAAATATCGAAATTAGTAaccgaaagagagagagactttttGGGCATGCAGCCAATGAAAAAGgaaaactgatttttttgtataaaaagcTGAGTCAGATCCAATCCAAAGTAGGAGAGACTTCAAGTTTAAGTCTTGAGTTTTACCTTAAAAAACAAAGACACGTCTTGTTTTGAAAGAGACAGACGCTAAAGCAGAAAAATCAACGCAGGATAAGAAGAGTTTTATAAACTTCTTATTGGAATGATTCAATTTCAGAAGTGggcaaagagaagaagagatttgaaaaaaaagatcaaTCATTTACGGACAAACTTGGGGGAGAAACGAAACTGTCTTACGGAATCAAAGCTGTCTGTCTGAAAGAGGAGATAATAATGTGAAATCGACGCGCCGAAAGAGAAGACAGGGGAggtacagagagagagagagagacatggcaattaatttaaaaaatcaaacattttCCGATGCGTAAGcttttaattaaaatcagtAGAGAAATTAATGATGGTGGACCACTCGCACCCAACAACCGTTGTTGTACACGTGTCGTTATCAGCGTATTTAAACGAACGCGTTAGAGATAAGTAACGATATTAACGGCGAGAGAAAAAACACTGTTCCTGCTTCTTTTCAAACTTCTTGAGAAAAAAGAAATCTGGACTAGTGGTAGGTGACTGCAGTCACTTTG encodes:
- the LOC108861206 gene encoding beta-glucuronosyltransferase GlcAT14B, translated to MRKLYRKLVSFRDPFTRAKRHVSSSSSSHSGFRSFSDRRWMFPFLATLFISITLLTLSISGGFHSEEEEEHPLPSDVVSESNKDYFVESSFTKPNVNNNPEDLPRLAYLISGTKGDSHRMMRTLQAVYHPRNQYVLHLDLEAPPKERMELAMSVRSDPVFSRMQNVRVMSQSNLVTYKGPTMIACTLQAVAILLRESLHWDWFLNLSASDYPLVTQDDLLYVFSNMSRSVNFIENMQLTGWKLNQRAKSIIVDPGLYLSKKSDLAWTTQRRSLPTSFKLFTGSAWIMLTRSFLEYCIWGWDNFPRTILMYYTNFVSSPEGYFHTVICNSKEFVDTAIGHDLHYIAWDNPPKQHPVSLSLKDFDNMVKSKAPFARKFHKNDPVLDKIDRELLGRTHRFSPGGWCVGRSDNGSDPCSVQGDDSVLRPGPGAVRLQELVQTLSSEEYRSKQCS